Proteins encoded in a region of the Zea mays cultivar B73 chromosome 2, Zm-B73-REFERENCE-NAM-5.0, whole genome shotgun sequence genome:
- the LOC100193646 gene encoding basic helix-loop-helix (bHLH) DNA-binding superfamily protein isoform X3, producing MEADSMVAMGCGGFYWQSPPRFLLEPLDLADIVDSMYVPTNEADEPVSGLCSSNRPAEDYSSSAEGANSCSAAVVPSPPPPPGVTTTTTRNMDMERTRRRKLNERLYALRSVVPNITKMDKASIVRDAIAHIEHLQEQERRLLAEISVLQSSDDGTAAAAAVKTEDAAATGGAAYDVDSVPWRKKPRAVPLPSVYFTDNPTSSISSSPPVRILEVQVSQAGERVAVVSLWCSRGRDAVGKICLALEPLRLRVVTATITARGDTVFHTLFVEVIKQPANYSLPHDGNYCGCPCTCACLPEKSASALANRWRHRGDVARDDVRNGAPLWLSSSSFRQKLGAGVDVGLEVSSVLADRRLVKYVKFLRGKRARDILYFVLLTVKD from the exons ATGGAGGCAGATAGCATGGTGGCCATGGGCTGCGGAGGTTTCTACTGGCAGTCGCCTCCGCGCTTCCTCCTTGAACCCCTCGACCTAGCCGACATCGTCGACAG CATGTACGTGCCGACGAACGAGGCTGATGAGCCCGTATCCGGGCTCTGCTCATCGAACCGGCCGGCGGAGGATTACTCCAGTTCGGCCGAGGGCGCCAACTCCTGTTCCGCGGCGGTGgttccgtcgccgccgccgcctccgggcgtgacgacgacgacgacgaggaacATGGACATGGAGAGGACCCGCCGCAGGAAGCTCAACGAGAGGCTCTACGCGCTCCGGAGCGTCGTGCCCAACATCACCAAG ATGGACAAGGCGTCCATAGTCAGGGACGCCATCGCCCACATCGAGCATCtgcaggagcaggagcgccgactgCTCGCCGAGATATCCGTTCTCCAGTCTTCTGACGAcggcaccgccgccgccgccgccgtcaagACGGAGGACGCTGCCGCCACTGGGGGTGCTGCGTACGACGTCGACAGCGTCCCCTGGAGGAAGAAGCCGAGGGCGGTGCCACTGCCGTCCGTGTATTTCACCGACAACCCGACGAGCTCCATCTCGTCATCTCCGCCAGTCCGAATCCTGGAG GTGCAGGTCTCGCAGGCAGGGGAGAGGGTGGCGGTGGTGAGCCTCTGGTGCAGCAGGGGCAGGGACGCCGTGGGCAAGATTTGCCTCGCACTGGAGCCGCTGCGCCTCCGGGTCGTCACGGCCACCATCACCGCGCGCGGCGACACTGTCTTCCACACACTGTTCGTGGAGGTAATTAAGCAGCCTGCTAACTACAGCTTGCCGCACGACGGAAATTACTGTGGTTGCCCTTGTACGTGTGCGTGCCTACCTGAGAAGTCAGCTTCGGCACTCGCGAACCGATGGCGTCACCGGGGTGACGTCGCGCGGGATGACGTACGGAATGGTGCTCCGTTGTggttgtcgtcgtcgtcctttcggCAAAAATTAGGAGCCGGAGTAGATGTTGGTCTCGAGGTTTCATCAGTGCTGGCCGATCGACGACTAGTAAAGTACGTCAAGTTTCTGCGTGGGAAACGGGCGCGCGACATTTTATATTTTGTTCTACTGACGGTGAAGGATTGA
- the LOC100193646 gene encoding basic helix-loop-helix (bHLH) DNA-binding superfamily protein isoform X2, which yields MEADSMVAMGCGGFYWQSPPRFLLEPLDLADIVDSMYVPTNEADEPVSGLCSSNRPAEDYSSSAEGANSCSAAVVPSPPPPPGVTTTTTRNMDMERTRRRKLNERLYALRSVVPNITKMDKASIVRDAIAHIEHLQEQERRLLAEISVLQSSDDGTAAAAAVKTEDAAATGGAAYDVDSVPWRKKPRAVPLPSVYFTDNPTSSISSSPPVRILEQVQVSQAGERVAVVSLWCSRGRDAVGKICLALEPLRLRVVTATITARGDTVFHTLFVEVIKQPANYSLPHDGNYCGCPCTCACLPEKSASALANRWRHRGDVARDDVRNGAPLWLSSSSFRQKLGAGVDVGLEVSSVLADRRLVKYVKFLRGKRARDILYFVLLTVKD from the exons ATGGAGGCAGATAGCATGGTGGCCATGGGCTGCGGAGGTTTCTACTGGCAGTCGCCTCCGCGCTTCCTCCTTGAACCCCTCGACCTAGCCGACATCGTCGACAG CATGTACGTGCCGACGAACGAGGCTGATGAGCCCGTATCCGGGCTCTGCTCATCGAACCGGCCGGCGGAGGATTACTCCAGTTCGGCCGAGGGCGCCAACTCCTGTTCCGCGGCGGTGgttccgtcgccgccgccgcctccgggcgtgacgacgacgacgacgaggaacATGGACATGGAGAGGACCCGCCGCAGGAAGCTCAACGAGAGGCTCTACGCGCTCCGGAGCGTCGTGCCCAACATCACCAAG ATGGACAAGGCGTCCATAGTCAGGGACGCCATCGCCCACATCGAGCATCtgcaggagcaggagcgccgactgCTCGCCGAGATATCCGTTCTCCAGTCTTCTGACGAcggcaccgccgccgccgccgccgtcaagACGGAGGACGCTGCCGCCACTGGGGGTGCTGCGTACGACGTCGACAGCGTCCCCTGGAGGAAGAAGCCGAGGGCGGTGCCACTGCCGTCCGTGTATTTCACCGACAACCCGACGAGCTCCATCTCGTCATCTCCGCCAGTCCGAATCCTGGAG CAGGTGCAGGTCTCGCAGGCAGGGGAGAGGGTGGCGGTGGTGAGCCTCTGGTGCAGCAGGGGCAGGGACGCCGTGGGCAAGATTTGCCTCGCACTGGAGCCGCTGCGCCTCCGGGTCGTCACGGCCACCATCACCGCGCGCGGCGACACTGTCTTCCACACACTGTTCGTGGAGGTAATTAAGCAGCCTGCTAACTACAGCTTGCCGCACGACGGAAATTACTGTGGTTGCCCTTGTACGTGTGCGTGCCTACCTGAGAAGTCAGCTTCGGCACTCGCGAACCGATGGCGTCACCGGGGTGACGTCGCGCGGGATGACGTACGGAATGGTGCTCCGTTGTggttgtcgtcgtcgtcctttcggCAAAAATTAGGAGCCGGAGTAGATGTTGGTCTCGAGGTTTCATCAGTGCTGGCCGATCGACGACTAGTAAAGTACGTCAAGTTTCTGCGTGGGAAACGGGCGCGCGACATTTTATATTTTGTTCTACTGACGGTGAAGGATTGA
- the LOC100193646 gene encoding basic helix-loop-helix (bHLH) DNA-binding superfamily protein (The RefSeq protein has 2 substitutions compared to this genomic sequence), whose product MEADSMVAMGCGGFYWQSPPRFLLEPLDLADIVDSSMYVPTNEADEPVSGLCSSNRPAEDYSSSAEGANSCSAAVVPSPPPPPGVTTTTTRNMDMERTRRRKLNERLYALRSVVPNITKMDKASIVRDAIAHIEHLQEQERRLLAEISVLQSSDDGTAAAAAVKTEDAAATGGAAYDVDSVPWRKKPRAVPLPSVYFTDNPTSSISSSPPVRILEVQVSQAGERVAVVSLWCSRGRDAVGKICLALEPLRLRVVTATITARGDTVFHTLFVEVIKQPANYSLPHDGNYCGYPCTCACLPEKSTSALANRWRHRGDVARDDVRNGAPLWLSSSSFRQKLGAGVDVGLEVSSVLADRRLVKYVKFLRGKRARDILYFVLLTVKD is encoded by the exons ATGGAGGCAGATAGCATGGTGGCCATGGGCTGCGGAGGTTTCTACTGGCAGTCGCCTCCGCGCTTCCTCCTTGAACCCCTCGACCTAGCCGACATCGTCGACAG CAGCATGTACGTGCCGACGAACGAGGCTGATGAGCCCGTATCCGGGCTCTGCTCATCGAACCGGCCGGCGGAGGATTACTCCAGTTCGGCCGAGGGCGCCAACTCCTGTTCCGCGGCGGTGgttccgtcgccgccgccgcctccgggcgtgacgacgacgacgacgaggaacATGGACATGGAGAGGACCCGCCGCAGGAAGCTCAACGAGAGGCTCTACGCGCTCCGGAGCGTCGTGCCCAACATCACCAAG ATGGACAAGGCGTCCATAGTCAGGGACGCCATCGCCCACATCGAGCATCtgcaggagcaggagcgccgactgCTCGCCGAGATATCCGTTCTCCAGTCTTCTGACGAcggcaccgccgccgccgccgccgtcaagACGGAGGACGCTGCCGCCACTGGGGGTGCTGCGTACGACGTCGACAGCGTCCCCTGGAGGAAGAAGCCGAGGGCGGTGCCACTGCCGTCCGTGTATTTCACCGACAACCCGACGAGCTCCATCTCGTCATCTCCGCCAGTCCGAATCCTGGAG GTGCAGGTCTCGCAGGCAGGGGAGAGGGTGGCGGTGGTGAGCCTCTGGTGCAGCAGGGGCAGGGACGCCGTGGGCAAGATTTGCCTCGCACTGGAGCCGCTGCGCCTCCGGGTCGTCACGGCCACCATCACCGCGCGCGGCGACACTGTCTTCCACACACTGTTCGTGGAGGTAATTAAGCAGCCTGCTAACTACAGCTTGCCGCACGACGGAAATTACTGTGGTTGCCCTTGTACGTGTGCGTGCCTACCTGAGAAGTCAGCTTCGGCACTCGCGAACCGATGGCGTCACCGGGGTGACGTCGCGCGGGATGACGTACGGAATGGTGCTCCGTTGTggttgtcgtcgtcgtcctttcggCAAAAATTAGGAGCCGGAGTAGATGTTGGTCTCGAGGTTTCATCAGTGCTGGCCGATCGACGACTAGTAAAGTACGTCAAGTTTCTGCGTGGGAAACGGGCGCGCGACATTTTATATTTTGTTCTACTGACGGTGAAGGATTGA
- the LOC100193646 gene encoding basic helix-loop-helix (bHLH) DNA-binding superfamily protein isoform X5, producing the protein MEADSMVAMGCGGFYWQSPPRFLLEPLDLADIVDSMYVPTNEADEPVSGLCSSNRPAEDYSSSAEGANSCSAAVVPSPPPPPGVTTTTTRNMDMERTRRRKLNERLYALRSVVPNITKMDKASIVRDAIAHIEHLQEQERRLLAEISVLQSSDDGTAAAAAVKTEDAAATGGAAYDVDSVPWRKKPRAVPLPSVYFTDNPTSSISSSPPVRILEQVQVSQAGERVAVVSLWCSRGRDAVGKICLALEPLRLRVVTATITARGDTVFHTLFVETGETGGARLKEAILAALARLNVLANADQVVHELLG; encoded by the exons ATGGAGGCAGATAGCATGGTGGCCATGGGCTGCGGAGGTTTCTACTGGCAGTCGCCTCCGCGCTTCCTCCTTGAACCCCTCGACCTAGCCGACATCGTCGACAG CATGTACGTGCCGACGAACGAGGCTGATGAGCCCGTATCCGGGCTCTGCTCATCGAACCGGCCGGCGGAGGATTACTCCAGTTCGGCCGAGGGCGCCAACTCCTGTTCCGCGGCGGTGgttccgtcgccgccgccgcctccgggcgtgacgacgacgacgacgaggaacATGGACATGGAGAGGACCCGCCGCAGGAAGCTCAACGAGAGGCTCTACGCGCTCCGGAGCGTCGTGCCCAACATCACCAAG ATGGACAAGGCGTCCATAGTCAGGGACGCCATCGCCCACATCGAGCATCtgcaggagcaggagcgccgactgCTCGCCGAGATATCCGTTCTCCAGTCTTCTGACGAcggcaccgccgccgccgccgccgtcaagACGGAGGACGCTGCCGCCACTGGGGGTGCTGCGTACGACGTCGACAGCGTCCCCTGGAGGAAGAAGCCGAGGGCGGTGCCACTGCCGTCCGTGTATTTCACCGACAACCCGACGAGCTCCATCTCGTCATCTCCGCCAGTCCGAATCCTGGAG CAGGTGCAGGTCTCGCAGGCAGGGGAGAGGGTGGCGGTGGTGAGCCTCTGGTGCAGCAGGGGCAGGGACGCCGTGGGCAAGATTTGCCTCGCACTGGAGCCGCTGCGCCTCCGGGTCGTCACGGCCACCATCACCGCGCGCGGCGACACTGTCTTCCACACACTGTTCGTGGAG ACAGGAGAAACAGGTGGCGCTCGGCTAAAGGAGGCGATACTGGCTGCTCTCGCTCGGCTCAACGTCCTCGCTAACGCTGACCAAGTCGTCCATGAGTTACTGGGATGA
- the LOC100193646 gene encoding basic helix-loop-helix (bHLH) DNA-binding superfamily protein isoform X6, producing MEADSMVAMGCGGFYWQSPPRFLLEPLDLADIVDSMYVPTNEADEPVSGLCSSNRPAEDYSSSAEGANSCSAAVVPSPPPPPGVTTTTTRNMDMERTRRRKLNERLYALRSVVPNITKMDKASIVRDAIAHIEHLQEQERRLLAEISVLQSSDDGTAAAAAVKTEDAAATGGAAYDVDSVPWRKKPRAVPLPSVYFTDNPTSSISSSPPVRILEVQVSQAGERVAVVSLWCSRGRDAVGKICLALEPLRLRVVTATITARGDTVFHTLFVETGETGGARLKEAILAALARLNVLANADQVVHELLG from the exons ATGGAGGCAGATAGCATGGTGGCCATGGGCTGCGGAGGTTTCTACTGGCAGTCGCCTCCGCGCTTCCTCCTTGAACCCCTCGACCTAGCCGACATCGTCGACAG CATGTACGTGCCGACGAACGAGGCTGATGAGCCCGTATCCGGGCTCTGCTCATCGAACCGGCCGGCGGAGGATTACTCCAGTTCGGCCGAGGGCGCCAACTCCTGTTCCGCGGCGGTGgttccgtcgccgccgccgcctccgggcgtgacgacgacgacgacgaggaacATGGACATGGAGAGGACCCGCCGCAGGAAGCTCAACGAGAGGCTCTACGCGCTCCGGAGCGTCGTGCCCAACATCACCAAG ATGGACAAGGCGTCCATAGTCAGGGACGCCATCGCCCACATCGAGCATCtgcaggagcaggagcgccgactgCTCGCCGAGATATCCGTTCTCCAGTCTTCTGACGAcggcaccgccgccgccgccgccgtcaagACGGAGGACGCTGCCGCCACTGGGGGTGCTGCGTACGACGTCGACAGCGTCCCCTGGAGGAAGAAGCCGAGGGCGGTGCCACTGCCGTCCGTGTATTTCACCGACAACCCGACGAGCTCCATCTCGTCATCTCCGCCAGTCCGAATCCTGGAG GTGCAGGTCTCGCAGGCAGGGGAGAGGGTGGCGGTGGTGAGCCTCTGGTGCAGCAGGGGCAGGGACGCCGTGGGCAAGATTTGCCTCGCACTGGAGCCGCTGCGCCTCCGGGTCGTCACGGCCACCATCACCGCGCGCGGCGACACTGTCTTCCACACACTGTTCGTGGAG ACAGGAGAAACAGGTGGCGCTCGGCTAAAGGAGGCGATACTGGCTGCTCTCGCTCGGCTCAACGTCCTCGCTAACGCTGACCAAGTCGTCCATGAGTTACTGGGATGA
- the LOC100193646 gene encoding basic helix-loop-helix (bHLH) DNA-binding superfamily protein isoform X7 — MEADSMVAMGCGGFYWQSPPRFLLEPLDLADIVDSMYVPTNEADEPVSGLCSSNRPAEDYSSSAEGANSCSAAVVPSPPPPPGVTTTTTRNMDMERTRRRKLNERLYALRSVVPNITKMDKASIVRDAIAHIEHLQEQERRLLAEISVLQSSDDGTAAAAAVKTEDAAATGGAAYDVDSVPWRKKPRAVPLPSVYFTDNPTSSISSSPPVRILEVSQAGERVAVVSLWCSRGRDAVGKICLALEPLRLRVVTATITARGDTVFHTLFVETGETGGARLKEAILAALARLNVLANADQVVHELLG, encoded by the exons ATGGAGGCAGATAGCATGGTGGCCATGGGCTGCGGAGGTTTCTACTGGCAGTCGCCTCCGCGCTTCCTCCTTGAACCCCTCGACCTAGCCGACATCGTCGACAG CATGTACGTGCCGACGAACGAGGCTGATGAGCCCGTATCCGGGCTCTGCTCATCGAACCGGCCGGCGGAGGATTACTCCAGTTCGGCCGAGGGCGCCAACTCCTGTTCCGCGGCGGTGgttccgtcgccgccgccgcctccgggcgtgacgacgacgacgacgaggaacATGGACATGGAGAGGACCCGCCGCAGGAAGCTCAACGAGAGGCTCTACGCGCTCCGGAGCGTCGTGCCCAACATCACCAAG ATGGACAAGGCGTCCATAGTCAGGGACGCCATCGCCCACATCGAGCATCtgcaggagcaggagcgccgactgCTCGCCGAGATATCCGTTCTCCAGTCTTCTGACGAcggcaccgccgccgccgccgccgtcaagACGGAGGACGCTGCCGCCACTGGGGGTGCTGCGTACGACGTCGACAGCGTCCCCTGGAGGAAGAAGCCGAGGGCGGTGCCACTGCCGTCCGTGTATTTCACCGACAACCCGACGAGCTCCATCTCGTCATCTCCGCCAGTCCGAATCCTGGAG GTCTCGCAGGCAGGGGAGAGGGTGGCGGTGGTGAGCCTCTGGTGCAGCAGGGGCAGGGACGCCGTGGGCAAGATTTGCCTCGCACTGGAGCCGCTGCGCCTCCGGGTCGTCACGGCCACCATCACCGCGCGCGGCGACACTGTCTTCCACACACTGTTCGTGGAG ACAGGAGAAACAGGTGGCGCTCGGCTAAAGGAGGCGATACTGGCTGCTCTCGCTCGGCTCAACGTCCTCGCTAACGCTGACCAAGTCGTCCATGAGTTACTGGGATGA
- the LOC100193646 gene encoding basic helix-loop-helix (bHLH) DNA-binding superfamily protein isoform X1: MEADSMVAMGCGGFYWQSPPRFLLEPLDLADIVDSSMYVPTNEADEPVSGLCSSNRPAEDYSSSAEGANSCSAAVVPSPPPPPGVTTTTTRNMDMERTRRRKLNERLYALRSVVPNITKMDKASIVRDAIAHIEHLQEQERRLLAEISVLQSSDDGTAAAAAVKTEDAAATGGAAYDVDSVPWRKKPRAVPLPSVYFTDNPTSSISSSPPVRILEQVQVSQAGERVAVVSLWCSRGRDAVGKICLALEPLRLRVVTATITARGDTVFHTLFVEVIKQPANYSLPHDGNYCGCPCTCACLPEKSASALANRWRHRGDVARDDVRNGAPLWLSSSSFRQKLGAGVDVGLEVSSVLADRRLVKYVKFLRGKRARDILYFVLLTVKD; this comes from the exons ATGGAGGCAGATAGCATGGTGGCCATGGGCTGCGGAGGTTTCTACTGGCAGTCGCCTCCGCGCTTCCTCCTTGAACCCCTCGACCTAGCCGACATCGTCGACAG CAGCATGTACGTGCCGACGAACGAGGCTGATGAGCCCGTATCCGGGCTCTGCTCATCGAACCGGCCGGCGGAGGATTACTCCAGTTCGGCCGAGGGCGCCAACTCCTGTTCCGCGGCGGTGgttccgtcgccgccgccgcctccgggcgtgacgacgacgacgacgaggaacATGGACATGGAGAGGACCCGCCGCAGGAAGCTCAACGAGAGGCTCTACGCGCTCCGGAGCGTCGTGCCCAACATCACCAAG ATGGACAAGGCGTCCATAGTCAGGGACGCCATCGCCCACATCGAGCATCtgcaggagcaggagcgccgactgCTCGCCGAGATATCCGTTCTCCAGTCTTCTGACGAcggcaccgccgccgccgccgccgtcaagACGGAGGACGCTGCCGCCACTGGGGGTGCTGCGTACGACGTCGACAGCGTCCCCTGGAGGAAGAAGCCGAGGGCGGTGCCACTGCCGTCCGTGTATTTCACCGACAACCCGACGAGCTCCATCTCGTCATCTCCGCCAGTCCGAATCCTGGAG CAGGTGCAGGTCTCGCAGGCAGGGGAGAGGGTGGCGGTGGTGAGCCTCTGGTGCAGCAGGGGCAGGGACGCCGTGGGCAAGATTTGCCTCGCACTGGAGCCGCTGCGCCTCCGGGTCGTCACGGCCACCATCACCGCGCGCGGCGACACTGTCTTCCACACACTGTTCGTGGAGGTAATTAAGCAGCCTGCTAACTACAGCTTGCCGCACGACGGAAATTACTGTGGTTGCCCTTGTACGTGTGCGTGCCTACCTGAGAAGTCAGCTTCGGCACTCGCGAACCGATGGCGTCACCGGGGTGACGTCGCGCGGGATGACGTACGGAATGGTGCTCCGTTGTggttgtcgtcgtcgtcctttcggCAAAAATTAGGAGCCGGAGTAGATGTTGGTCTCGAGGTTTCATCAGTGCTGGCCGATCGACGACTAGTAAAGTACGTCAAGTTTCTGCGTGGGAAACGGGCGCGCGACATTTTATATTTTGTTCTACTGACGGTGAAGGATTGA
- the LOC100193646 gene encoding basic helix-loop-helix (bHLH) DNA-binding superfamily protein isoform X4, which produces MEADSMVAMGCGGFYWQSPPRFLLEPLDLADIVDSSMYVPTNEADEPVSGLCSSNRPAEDYSSSAEGANSCSAAVVPSPPPPPGVTTTTTRNMDMERTRRRKLNERLYALRSVVPNITKMDKASIVRDAIAHIEHLQEQERRLLAEISVLQSSDDGTAAAAAVKTEDAAATGGAAYDVDSVPWRKKPRAVPLPSVYFTDNPTSSISSSPPVRILEQVQVSQAGERVAVVSLWCSRGRDAVGKICLALEPLRLRVVTATITARGDTVFHTLFVETGETGGARLKEAILAALARLNVLANADQVVHELLG; this is translated from the exons ATGGAGGCAGATAGCATGGTGGCCATGGGCTGCGGAGGTTTCTACTGGCAGTCGCCTCCGCGCTTCCTCCTTGAACCCCTCGACCTAGCCGACATCGTCGACAG CAGCATGTACGTGCCGACGAACGAGGCTGATGAGCCCGTATCCGGGCTCTGCTCATCGAACCGGCCGGCGGAGGATTACTCCAGTTCGGCCGAGGGCGCCAACTCCTGTTCCGCGGCGGTGgttccgtcgccgccgccgcctccgggcgtgacgacgacgacgacgaggaacATGGACATGGAGAGGACCCGCCGCAGGAAGCTCAACGAGAGGCTCTACGCGCTCCGGAGCGTCGTGCCCAACATCACCAAG ATGGACAAGGCGTCCATAGTCAGGGACGCCATCGCCCACATCGAGCATCtgcaggagcaggagcgccgactgCTCGCCGAGATATCCGTTCTCCAGTCTTCTGACGAcggcaccgccgccgccgccgccgtcaagACGGAGGACGCTGCCGCCACTGGGGGTGCTGCGTACGACGTCGACAGCGTCCCCTGGAGGAAGAAGCCGAGGGCGGTGCCACTGCCGTCCGTGTATTTCACCGACAACCCGACGAGCTCCATCTCGTCATCTCCGCCAGTCCGAATCCTGGAG CAGGTGCAGGTCTCGCAGGCAGGGGAGAGGGTGGCGGTGGTGAGCCTCTGGTGCAGCAGGGGCAGGGACGCCGTGGGCAAGATTTGCCTCGCACTGGAGCCGCTGCGCCTCCGGGTCGTCACGGCCACCATCACCGCGCGCGGCGACACTGTCTTCCACACACTGTTCGTGGAG ACAGGAGAAACAGGTGGCGCTCGGCTAAAGGAGGCGATACTGGCTGCTCTCGCTCGGCTCAACGTCCTCGCTAACGCTGACCAAGTCGTCCATGAGTTACTGGGATGA